From Paenibacillus graminis, a single genomic window includes:
- a CDS encoding helix-turn-helix domain-containing protein, whose product MREVVELINLSQKGDKQAEAELIKRYEGLIYKLSWHNGIYSEDCKQQLILEFILVVRRFDLTRYLKVLE is encoded by the coding sequence ATGCGTGAAGTGGTAGAACTTATCAATCTGTCTCAAAAAGGTGACAAACAGGCAGAAGCCGAGTTGATTAAAAGGTATGAAGGGTTAATTTATAAGTTGTCCTGGCATAACGGCATATACAGTGAAGATTGCAAACAACAATTAATATTGGAATTTATTCTAGTGGTACGTCGCTTTGATCTAACTCGTTACCTGAAAGTATTAGAATAA
- a CDS encoding helix-turn-helix domain-containing protein, whose protein sequence is MYQFPLAAINQQEAYDLVFESFPDVVNITEMCEMLGGISSKTAYKLLQENKISHFKIGRVYKIPKINILIYLNLFSFTFNGQHFDALPH, encoded by the coding sequence ATGTATCAATTCCCACTTGCAGCAATCAATCAACAAGAGGCATACGATCTTGTATTTGAAAGTTTCCCGGATGTAGTAAACATTACCGAAATGTGCGAAATGCTCGGCGGTATAAGCAGCAAAACTGCTTATAAATTACTCCAAGAAAACAAAATCAGTCATTTTAAAATAGGCCGGGTATATAAAATTCCTAAAATAAACATTTTAATATATCTCAACCTGTTTTCGTTCACCTTTAATGGCCAGCACTTCGACGCTTTACCGCATTGA